A genomic stretch from Bacillus sp. N1-1 includes:
- the putP gene encoding sodium/proline symporter PutP produces the protein MGIETPTLVTFIVYLVGMLAIGLIAYRMTSNLSDYVLGGRRLGGSVAALSAGASDMSSWLLLGLPGAMYAGGMSQIWIGIGLAIGAYLNWQFVASRLRRYTEVANDSITVPDYLENRFRDGSKALRVISAIVILVFFTFYTSSGLVGGAILFESSFGMSYESALWIGAIVIISYTFLGGFLAVSWTDFFQGILMFLALVIVPIVALNEMGGWNETVNQVGATDTTYLDIFTGMSFMGIISLLGWGLGYFGQPHIITRFMAVKSSKEIPKARLVGMSWMVLSLFGAIFTGFIGIAYFDAGLPNSETVFIEFTQVLFNPWVSGFLLAAILSAIMSTIDSQLLVSSSAVAEDFYKAILRKNASQTELVWVGRIAVLGIALLAILLAYNPDSSVLDLVSYAWAGFGAAFGPVIILSLFWKRMTRNGALAGIITGAVVVILWAQLSGGLFDLYELIPGFILAWIAVMAFSFVGKGPGKEIEAEFEAAKTSKF, from the coding sequence ATGGGTATTGAAACGCCAACGTTAGTTACGTTTATTGTTTATCTTGTGGGTATGCTCGCAATCGGATTAATTGCATACCGAATGACAAGTAATTTGTCGGATTATGTACTTGGAGGAAGAAGATTAGGTGGATCTGTTGCCGCATTAAGTGCAGGCGCATCAGATATGAGTAGCTGGCTCTTACTAGGACTACCTGGTGCAATGTACGCAGGTGGTATGAGTCAAATTTGGATTGGGATTGGGCTCGCAATCGGAGCTTACCTGAACTGGCAATTTGTTGCATCACGTCTTCGTCGCTATACTGAAGTGGCGAATGATTCAATAACGGTTCCAGATTACCTTGAGAATCGTTTCCGTGATGGGTCGAAAGCACTTCGCGTGATCTCAGCAATTGTCATTCTTGTATTCTTTACGTTCTATACGTCTTCAGGTCTTGTTGGGGGCGCAATCCTGTTTGAAAGCTCGTTCGGAATGAGCTATGAAAGCGCATTGTGGATCGGTGCAATTGTTATTATTTCTTATACGTTCCTCGGTGGTTTCCTAGCTGTAAGCTGGACAGATTTCTTCCAGGGAATACTTATGTTCCTTGCACTAGTTATCGTTCCAATTGTTGCCCTAAATGAAATGGGTGGCTGGAATGAAACAGTTAATCAAGTTGGTGCAACGGATACAACTTATCTAGATATCTTTACTGGTATGAGTTTCATGGGAATTATTTCTCTACTTGGTTGGGGACTTGGTTACTTTGGACAACCTCACATTATTACTCGTTTTATGGCAGTTAAATCTTCGAAAGAAATTCCTAAAGCACGCCTTGTTGGTATGTCATGGATGGTTCTTTCTCTGTTTGGTGCAATCTTTACTGGTTTCATCGGTATTGCGTATTTTGATGCGGGACTTCCGAACTCTGAAACCGTCTTTATCGAATTTACTCAAGTACTCTTTAATCCATGGGTATCCGGCTTCTTACTAGCTGCCATCCTATCTGCGATTATGAGTACAATTGATTCTCAGCTACTTGTATCTTCAAGTGCTGTTGCGGAGGACTTTTATAAAGCGATTCTTCGTAAAAATGCAAGCCAAACTGAGCTTGTATGGGTAGGTCGTATTGCTGTACTAGGTATTGCATTACTTGCCATCCTACTTGCTTATAATCCTGATAGCAGTGTTCTTGATCTTGTAAGTTATGCGTGGGCCGGTTTTGGTGCTGCATTTGGACCTGTTATTATCTTAAGTCTATTCTGGAAACGCATGACCCGTAATGGTGCACTTGCTGGTATCATCACTGGTGCCGTAGTTGTTATCTTATGGGCTCAATTATCAGGTGGACTATTCGATCTTTATGAATTGATTCCAGGCTTTATCCTTGCATGGATTGCTGTAATGGCGTTCAGCTTTGTTGGTAAAGGGCCAGGTAAAGAAATTGAAGCTGAATTCGAAGCAGCAAAAACATCTAAATTCTAA